The following coding sequences are from one Ancylobacter sp. TS-1 window:
- a CDS encoding DUF2497 domain-containing protein produces MEEILASIRRIISDEVAADPVPPAPARSEPTRSSSGRDAYAGAGRELPGRDLPVRDAHLRDTYSREPATARPSFTREPLTSAPSRPAPAAPVSRSRPADSFVPVASSATRPVPPSAGSTYGGPSGASLRPASAPVNYVPPGRAPAADPFAPRPRSLSSAAAAYAMAMPEPVDEAPAVERRAPDFRQPESRPPESRGFEPRPTAVPPRAAMPDTSGLDAPLASALLDLAMVERAVQAELANVPLAATRSAAPTPSAAPAARPLSAEARPAAATSVEPAAAAPVSAELPSAPPTAAADRAVEAAPSISEPSASALAAVASAPPAVEPATVETSAPAAEPAAPVAEPALTAEASVPETTAPEIPAPEAPAATAPVSAAPISAAPESVPTSRVAAPLSRLEARLVESRLPEARLSESRSSESRFGAAARLAGADVPATGAESARERLVSAPASTAVSAAFGSLQRSVAAPARTVDDLVSEALKPMLKTWLDENLPALVERLVRAEIERVARQGQ; encoded by the coding sequence ATGGAGGAGATCCTGGCCTCCATCCGGCGCATCATCTCCGATGAAGTCGCGGCCGACCCGGTTCCCCCCGCACCCGCCCGTTCCGAGCCGACCCGCTCCAGCTCCGGGCGCGACGCCTATGCCGGCGCCGGGCGCGAGCTGCCGGGTCGTGATCTTCCGGTCCGCGACGCGCATCTGCGCGACACCTATTCGCGTGAGCCGGCGACCGCCCGTCCGTCCTTCACGCGGGAGCCGCTGACCAGTGCGCCGTCGCGCCCCGCGCCTGCGGCCCCGGTTTCGCGCAGCCGCCCGGCGGATTCCTTTGTTCCGGTCGCCTCCTCGGCGACGCGGCCGGTGCCGCCTTCCGCCGGTTCCACCTATGGGGGACCCTCGGGCGCCTCGCTGCGCCCGGCTTCGGCGCCGGTCAACTATGTGCCGCCGGGCCGCGCGCCGGCCGCCGACCCCTTTGCCCCGCGCCCGCGCAGCCTTTCCTCGGCAGCGGCCGCTTACGCCATGGCGATGCCCGAGCCGGTGGACGAGGCGCCGGCCGTCGAACGCCGGGCGCCCGACTTCCGCCAGCCCGAATCCCGTCCGCCTGAATCCCGTGGCTTCGAGCCGCGTCCCACGGCGGTTCCGCCGCGCGCCGCGATGCCCGACACCAGCGGGCTCGACGCGCCGCTGGCGAGCGCCTTGCTCGATCTCGCCATGGTCGAACGGGCGGTACAGGCCGAACTGGCCAATGTGCCGCTGGCCGCCACCCGCAGCGCGGCGCCGACGCCTTCGGCGGCACCCGCCGCCCGCCCGCTGTCGGCCGAGGCCCGGCCCGCCGCCGCGACATCGGTTGAGCCCGCCGCTGCCGCCCCCGTTTCTGCCGAACTCCCGTCCGCTCCGCCGACCGCCGCTGCGGACCGCGCGGTCGAGGCCGCGCCTTCCATATCTGAGCCGTCCGCTTCCGCGCTGGCGGCCGTCGCCTCGGCCCCTCCGGCTGTCGAGCCGGCGACGGTGGAGACGTCCGCTCCGGCCGCCGAGCCCGCCGCCCCGGTGGCAGAGCCGGCGTTGACCGCCGAAGCCTCAGTCCCCGAAACCACGGCTCCCGAGATTCCGGCGCCGGAAGCCCCGGCCGCCACGGCGCCGGTGTCTGCCGCGCCGATCTCGGCTGCACCGGAGAGCGTTCCGACGTCGCGTGTCGCGGCGCCGCTGTCGCGACTGGAGGCCCGCCTCGTGGAATCGCGTCTGCCTGAAGCCCGACTGTCCGAATCGCGCTCGTCCGAATCCCGCTTCGGTGCGGCGGCCCGGCTCGCCGGCGCCGATGTCCCGGCGACGGGTGCGGAGAGCGCGCGCGAGCGCCTCGTCTCGGCGCCCGCCAGCACCGCCGTCTCGGCCGCCTTCGGCTCGCTGCAGCGCTCGGTGGCCGCGCCCGCGCGCACGGTCGACGACCTCGTGTCCGAGGCGCTCAAGCCGATGCTGAAGACCTGGCTCGACGAGAACCTGCCGGCGCTGGTCGAGCGTCTGGTCCGCGCCGAGATCGAGCGAGTCGCCCGCCAGGGCCAGTGA